The proteins below are encoded in one region of Pseudomonas putida S13.1.2:
- a CDS encoding GntR family transcriptional regulator, whose translation MSEIIAKHLREAIISGQLAEGEPVRQDEVAQAFNVSKIPVREALKRLEAEGLVDFQRNRGALVTRISEPELAQMFEVRVLLEVQAIRLAIPNMTEAHFAQAEAICAEFIGEDDVGRWADLNWALHACLYEPARRPYLVGLIRSIHDKVERYLRMQMSLSAGKLRADHEHRDIVAACRARDVERAARLIEEHINGVCQSLYEHLPHN comes from the coding sequence ATGTCGGAAATCATCGCCAAACACCTGCGCGAGGCAATTATCTCGGGGCAGCTGGCCGAAGGCGAACCGGTGCGTCAGGACGAAGTGGCGCAGGCGTTCAACGTCAGCAAGATCCCGGTGCGCGAAGCCCTGAAGCGCCTGGAAGCCGAAGGCCTGGTGGATTTTCAGCGCAACCGTGGCGCGCTGGTTACCCGCATCTCGGAACCTGAACTGGCGCAGATGTTCGAGGTACGTGTGTTGCTGGAAGTGCAAGCGATTCGCCTGGCGATTCCGAACATGACCGAAGCACATTTTGCCCAGGCCGAAGCCATCTGCGCGGAGTTCATCGGCGAGGACGATGTGGGCCGCTGGGCCGACCTCAACTGGGCGCTGCACGCCTGCCTGTACGAACCGGCGCGGCGGCCTTACCTGGTCGGCCTTATCCGCTCGATCCATGACAAGGTGGAACGCTACCTGCGCATGCAAATGAGCCTGTCAGCGGGCAAGCTGCGCGCCGATCACGAGCACCGGGATATCGTCGCCGCCTGCCGGGCGCGGGATGTAGAACGGGCGGCGCGGCTGATAGAAGAACACATCAATGGCGTGTGCCAGAGCCTGTACGAGCACCTGCCCCATAACTGA
- a CDS encoding diguanylate cyclase translates to MNQETRPAPAGFSEQQLHTLFELISDGIWDWNANTGYVYRNPGWYAMLGYASHSMANSVLTWESVIHPEDYPRVMAHFEAYINQRNERYLIEYRCRCQDGSYLWIEDSGYIIAHNQDGSVARMLGAHRNIDAGKRRVAQLEQKNQSLECLVAERTRELSWVNQQLQRQLDENRELAERDALTRIANRYRLEKTLQLECERAQRFRQPLSLIAMDMDDFKPINDRYGHARGDAALVRVAENLRTCQRELDLLARWGGDEFVLVLPQTTLGEALEVALRLRQVLEQLEPVGECRLTMSYGVVQWQEGEDQPALLARADKALYRAKAAGKNAIAP, encoded by the coding sequence ATGAATCAGGAAACCAGGCCGGCACCCGCCGGCTTCAGTGAACAGCAATTGCACACCTTGTTCGAGTTGATCAGCGATGGCATCTGGGACTGGAATGCCAATACCGGCTACGTCTATCGAAACCCGGGCTGGTACGCCATGCTCGGTTACGCCAGCCATTCAATGGCCAATTCGGTGCTCACCTGGGAAAGCGTGATCCATCCAGAGGACTACCCGCGGGTAATGGCGCATTTCGAGGCGTATATCAATCAGCGCAATGAGCGCTACCTCATCGAATACCGCTGTCGTTGCCAGGATGGCAGCTATCTGTGGATCGAAGACAGCGGCTACATCATTGCGCATAACCAGGACGGTTCGGTGGCGCGCATGCTCGGTGCGCACCGTAACATCGACGCCGGCAAACGCCGGGTGGCCCAGCTGGAACAGAAGAATCAGTCGCTGGAGTGCCTAGTGGCCGAGCGCACCCGCGAGCTGTCCTGGGTGAACCAGCAGTTGCAGCGGCAACTGGACGAAAACCGCGAGTTGGCCGAGCGCGATGCATTGACCCGCATTGCCAACCGCTATCGGTTGGAAAAGACCTTGCAGCTGGAGTGCGAGCGGGCCCAGCGCTTCCGCCAGCCGTTGTCGCTGATCGCCATGGACATGGATGACTTCAAGCCGATCAACGACCGCTACGGCCATGCCCGTGGCGACGCGGCGCTGGTGCGGGTGGCCGAAAACCTGCGCACCTGCCAGCGTGAACTGGACCTGTTGGCCCGCTGGGGCGGGGATGAGTTTGTGCTTGTACTGCCGCAGACCACGCTGGGTGAGGCACTTGAAGTGGCGCTGCGCTTGCGCCAGGTGCTGGAGCAACTGGAGCCGGTGGGCGAGTGCCGGCTGACCATGAGCTATGGCGTGGTGCAATGGCAGGAAGGAGAGGATCAGCCTGCGTTGCTGGCGCGCGCCGACAAGGCGCTGTACCGGGCCAAGGCGGCCGGCAAGAATGCCATAGCCCCATAG
- the lpdA gene encoding dihydrolipoyl dehydrogenase has protein sequence MQQTIQTTLLIIGGGPGGYVAAIRAGQLGIPTVLVEGQALGGTCLNIGCIPSKALIHVAEQFHQTSRFAGPSELGISVASPRLDIGQSVAWKDGIVDRLTTGVAALLKKHGVKVIHGWAKVLDGKQVEVDGQRIQCEHLLLATGSSSVELPMLPLGGPVISSTEALAPKALPQHLVVVGGGYIGLELGIAYRKLGAQVSVVEARERILPTYDSELTAPVAESLKKLGIALHLGHSVEGYENGCLLANDGKGGQLRLEADQVLVAVGRRPRTQGFNLECLDLKMNGAAIAIDARCQTSMHNVWAIGDVAGEPMLAHRAMAQGEMVAEIIAGKARRFEPAAIAAVCFTDPEVVVVGKTPEQASQQGLDCIVAHFPFAANGRAMSLESKSGFVRVVARRDNHLILGWQAVGVAVSELSTAFAQSLEMGACLEDVAGTIHAHPTLGEAVQEAALRALGHALHI, from the coding sequence ATGCAACAGACTATCCAGACTACCCTGTTGATCATCGGCGGCGGCCCTGGTGGCTACGTGGCCGCCATCCGCGCCGGGCAACTGGGCATTCCTACCGTGCTGGTGGAAGGCCAGGCACTGGGCGGTACCTGCCTGAACATCGGCTGCATTCCGTCCAAGGCGCTGATCCATGTGGCCGAGCAGTTCCATCAGACTTCACGCTTTGCCGGGCCGTCGGAACTGGGCATCAGCGTTGCCTCGCCGCGCCTGGATATCGGCCAGAGCGTGGCCTGGAAGGACGGCATCGTCGACCGCCTGACCACTGGTGTGGCCGCCCTGCTGAAAAAGCACGGGGTCAAGGTGATTCACGGCTGGGCGAAGGTGCTCGATGGCAAGCAGGTCGAGGTTGATGGCCAGCGCATCCAGTGCGAACACCTGTTGCTGGCCACCGGTTCCAGCAGTGTCGAACTGCCGATGCTGCCGCTGGGTGGGCCGGTGATTTCCTCGACCGAAGCGCTGGCACCGAAAGCCCTGCCGCAACACCTGGTGGTGGTGGGCGGTGGCTATATCGGCCTGGAACTGGGCATTGCCTACCGCAAACTGGGCGCGCAGGTCAGCGTGGTGGAAGCGCGTGAGCGCATCCTGCCGACCTACGACAGCGAATTGACTGCCCCGGTGGCCGAGTCGTTGAAAAAGCTGGGCATCGCCCTGCACCTGGGCCACAGCGTCGAGGGTTACGAGAACGGTTGCCTGCTGGCCAACGACGGCAAGGGCGGGCAACTGCGCCTGGAAGCCGACCAGGTGCTGGTGGCCGTGGGCCGCCGGCCGCGCACCCAAGGTTTCAACCTGGAGTGCCTGGACCTGAAAATGAACGGCGCCGCCATTGCCATCGACGCGCGCTGCCAGACCAGCATGCACAACGTCTGGGCCATCGGCGACGTGGCCGGCGAACCGATGCTGGCGCACCGGGCCATGGCCCAGGGCGAGATGGTGGCCGAGATCATCGCCGGCAAGGCACGCCGCTTCGAGCCTGCCGCGATTGCTGCGGTGTGCTTCACCGACCCGGAAGTGGTGGTGGTCGGCAAAACCCCGGAGCAGGCCAGCCAGCAAGGGCTGGACTGCATCGTCGCGCACTTCCCGTTTGCCGCCAACGGCCGTGCCATGAGCCTGGAATCGAAAAGCGGTTTCGTGCGCGTGGTAGCGCGCCGGGACAATCACCTGATCCTGGGCTGGCAAGCGGTTGGCGTGGCGGTTTCCGAACTGTCTACGGCGTTTGCCCAGTCGCTGGAGATGGGCGCGTGCCTGGAGGATGTAGCCGGTACCATCCATGCCCACCCGACGCTGGGTGAGGCGGTACAGGAAGCGGCGTTGCGTGCCTTGGGCCACGCCCTGCATATCTGA
- a CDS encoding dihydrolipoamide acetyltransferase family protein produces MGTHVIKMPDIGEGIAQVELVEWFVKVGDMIAEDQVVADVMTDKATVEIPSPVSGKVLALGGQPGEVMAVGSELIRIEVEGSGNHVDVPQAKPAEVPAAPVAAKPEPHKDVKPAPYQAPANHEPAPIVARQPGDKPLASPAVRKRALDTGIELRYVHGSGPAGRILHEDLDAFMSKPQHAAGQAPNGYAKRSDSEQVPVIGLRRKIAQRMQDAKRRVAHFSYVEEIDVTALEALRQQLNSKYGDSRGKLTLLPFLVRALVVALRDFPQINATYDDEAQIITRHGAVHVGIATQGDNGLMVPVLRHAEAGSLWANAGEISRLANAARNNKANREELSGSTITLTSLGALGGIVSTPVVNTPEVAIVGVNRMVERPVVIDGQIVVRKMMNLSSSFDHRVVDGMDAALFIQAVRGLLEQPACLFVE; encoded by the coding sequence ATGGGCACGCACGTCATCAAGATGCCGGACATTGGCGAAGGCATCGCGCAGGTCGAGTTGGTGGAATGGTTCGTCAAGGTCGGCGACATGATCGCCGAGGACCAGGTGGTGGCCGACGTCATGACCGACAAGGCGACTGTGGAAATCCCTTCGCCGGTCAGCGGCAAGGTGCTGGCCCTGGGTGGCCAGCCAGGTGAAGTGATGGCGGTCGGCAGCGAGCTGATCCGCATTGAAGTGGAAGGCAGCGGCAACCATGTGGATGTGCCGCAAGCCAAGCCGGCCGAAGTGCCTGCTGCCCCTGTGGCAGCCAAGCCAGAGCCGCACAAAGACGTAAAACCGGCCCCGTACCAGGCACCCGCCAACCATGAGCCGGCGCCCATCGTGGCGCGCCAGCCGGGCGACAAGCCGCTGGCCTCGCCAGCCGTGCGCAAACGCGCGCTGGATACCGGTATCGAACTGCGTTACGTGCATGGCAGCGGCCCGGCCGGGCGTATCCTGCACGAAGACCTCGACGCCTTCATGAGCAAGCCGCAGCATGCAGCCGGGCAAGCGCCGAATGGCTATGCCAAGCGCAGCGACAGCGAGCAGGTGCCGGTGATCGGCCTGCGCCGCAAGATCGCCCAGCGCATGCAGGACGCCAAGCGCCGGGTCGCGCACTTCAGCTATGTGGAAGAAATCGACGTCACCGCCCTGGAAGCCCTGCGTCAACAGCTCAACAGCAAGTACGGCGACAGCCGCGGCAAGCTGACGTTGCTGCCGTTCCTGGTGCGTGCCCTGGTCGTGGCGCTGCGTGACTTCCCGCAGATCAACGCCACCTACGACGACGAAGCGCAGATCATCACCCGCCATGGCGCGGTGCATGTCGGCATTGCCACCCAGGGTGACAACGGCCTGATGGTGCCCGTGCTGCGCCATGCCGAAGCGGGCAGCCTGTGGGCCAATGCCGGCGAGATTTCGCGCCTGGCCAACGCTGCGCGCAACAACAAGGCCAACCGCGAAGAGCTGTCGGGCTCGACCATCACCCTGACCAGCCTGGGCGCCCTGGGCGGCATCGTCAGCACACCGGTGGTCAACACGCCGGAAGTGGCGATTGTCGGCGTCAACCGCATGGTTGAGCGGCCGGTGGTCATCGACGGCCAGATCGTCGTGCGCAAGATGATGAACCTGTCCAGCTCGTTCGACCACCGCGTGGTCGACGGCATGGACGCCGCGTTGTTCATCCAGGCCGTGCGTGGCCTGCTCGAACAACCCGCCTGCCTGTTCGTGGAGTGA
- a CDS encoding alpha-ketoacid dehydrogenase subunit beta, which yields MNDHNNSINPETAMATTTMTMIQALRSAMDVMLERDDNVVVYGQDVGYFGGVFRCTEGLQNKYGKSRVFDAPISESGIVGTAVGMGAYGLRPVVEIQFADYFYPASDQIVSEMARLRYRSAGEFIAPLTLRMPCGGGIYGGQTHSQSPEAMFTQVCGLRTVMPSNPYDAKGLLIASIECDDPVIFLEPKRLYNGPFDGHHDRPVTPWSKHPHSAVPDGYYTVPLDKAAITRPGNDVTVLTYGTTVYVAQVAAEESGVDAEVIDLRSLWPLDLDTIVESVKKTGRCVVVHEATRTCGFGAELVSLVQEHCFHHLEAPIERVTGWDTPYPHAQEWAYFPGPSRVGAALKKVMEV from the coding sequence ATGAACGATCACAACAACAGCATCAACCCGGAAACCGCCATGGCCACCACTACCATGACCATGATCCAGGCCCTGCGCTCGGCCATGGATGTCATGCTTGAGCGCGACGACAATGTGGTTGTCTACGGCCAGGACGTCGGTTACTTCGGCGGCGTGTTCCGCTGCACCGAAGGCCTGCAGAACAAGTACGGCAAATCCCGCGTGTTCGACGCGCCAATCTCCGAAAGCGGTATCGTCGGCACCGCTGTGGGCATGGGCGCCTACGGCCTGCGCCCGGTCGTGGAAATCCAGTTCGCCGACTACTTCTACCCCGCCTCCGACCAGATCGTCTCGGAAATGGCGCGCCTGCGTTACCGTTCGGCCGGCGAGTTCATTGCCCCGCTGACCCTGCGCATGCCGTGCGGCGGTGGCATCTATGGCGGCCAGACCCACAGCCAGAGCCCGGAAGCCATGTTCACCCAGGTGTGCGGCCTGCGCACCGTCATGCCGTCCAACCCGTATGACGCCAAAGGCCTGTTGATTGCCTCGATCGAATGCGATGACCCGGTGATCTTCCTCGAGCCCAAGCGCCTGTACAACGGCCCGTTCGACGGCCACCACGACCGCCCGGTAACGCCGTGGTCGAAGCACCCGCACAGTGCCGTGCCAGACGGCTACTACACGGTGCCGCTGGACAAGGCTGCCATTACCCGCCCGGGCAATGACGTGACCGTGCTCACCTATGGCACCACGGTGTACGTGGCCCAGGTGGCCGCAGAAGAAAGCGGCGTGGATGCCGAAGTGATCGACCTGCGCAGCCTGTGGCCGCTGGACCTGGACACCATCGTCGAGTCGGTGAAAAAGACCGGCCGCTGCGTGGTGGTGCACGAGGCCACCCGTACCTGCGGCTTCGGTGCCGAGCTTGTGTCGCTGGTGCAGGAGCATTGCTTCCACCACCTGGAGGCGCCGATCGAGCGCGTCACCGGCTGGGACACCCCCTACCCTCACGCACAGGAATGGGCGTATTTCCCAGGGCCATCGCGGGTAGGTGCGGCATTGAAAAAGGTCATGGAGGTCTGA
- a CDS encoding 3-methyl-2-oxobutanoate dehydrogenase (2-methylpropanoyl-transferring) subunit alpha yields the protein MNEYAPLRLHVPEPTGRPGCQTDFSYLRLNDAGQARKPPVDVDAADTADLSYSLVRVLDEHGDAQGPWAEDIDPQILRQGMRAMLKTRIFDSRMVVAQRQKKMSFYMQSLGEEAIGSGQALALNRTDMCFPTYRQQSILMARDVSLVEMICQLLSNERDPLKGRQLPIMYSVREAGFFTISGNLATQFVQAVGWAMASAIKGDTKIASAWIGDGATAESDFHTALTFAHVYRAPVILNVVNNQWAISTFQAIAGGESTTFAGRGVGCGIASLRVDGNDFVAVYAASRWAAERARRGLGPSLIEWVTYRAGPHSTSDDPSKYRPADDWSHFPLGDPIVRLKQHLIKIGHWSEEEHQATTAEFEAAVIAAQKEAEQYGTLANGHIPSAASMFEDVYKEMPDHLRRQRQELGV from the coding sequence ATGAACGAGTACGCCCCCCTGCGTTTGCATGTGCCCGAGCCCACCGGCCGGCCAGGCTGCCAGACCGATTTTTCCTACCTGCGCCTCAACGATGCAGGTCAAGCCCGTAAACCCCCTGTGGATGTCGATGCTGCCGACACCGCCGACCTGTCCTACAGCCTGGTCCGCGTGCTCGATGAGCACGGCGACGCTCAAGGCCCGTGGGCCGAAGACATCGACCCGCAAATCCTGCGCCAAGGCATGCGCGCCATGCTCAAGACGCGGATTTTCGACAGCCGCATGGTGGTCGCCCAGCGCCAGAAGAAGATGTCCTTCTACATGCAGAGCCTGGGCGAAGAAGCCATCGGCAGCGGCCAGGCGCTGGCGCTGAACCGCACCGACATGTGCTTCCCGACCTACCGCCAGCAAAGCATCCTGATGGCCCGCGACGTGTCGCTGGTGGAGATGATCTGCCAGCTGCTGTCCAACGAGCGCGACCCGCTCAAGGGCCGCCAGTTGCCGATCATGTACTCGGTACGCGAGGCTGGCTTCTTCACCATCAGCGGCAACCTGGCGACCCAGTTCGTGCAGGCGGTCGGCTGGGCCATGGCTTCGGCGATCAAGGGCGATACCAAGATCGCCTCGGCGTGGATCGGCGACGGTGCCACGGCCGAGTCAGACTTCCACACCGCCCTCACCTTTGCCCACGTGTACCGCGCCCCGGTGATCCTCAACGTGGTCAACAACCAGTGGGCCATTTCTACCTTCCAGGCCATCGCCGGTGGCGAGTCGACCACCTTCGCCGGCCGTGGCGTGGGTTGCGGCATTGCCTCGCTGCGGGTTGACGGCAACGACTTCGTCGCCGTCTACGCCGCCTCGCGCTGGGCCGCCGAACGCGCCCGCCGCGGCCTGGGCCCAAGCCTGATCGAGTGGGTCACCTACCGTGCCGGCCCGCACTCGACCTCGGACGACCCTTCCAAGTACCGCCCTGCCGATGACTGGAGCCACTTCCCGCTGGGCGACCCGATCGTGCGCCTGAAGCAGCACCTGATCAAGATCGGCCACTGGTCCGAGGAAGAGCACCAGGCCACCACGGCCGAATTCGAGGCTGCGGTCATTGCCGCGCAAAAAGAAGCCGAGCAGTACGGCACCCTGGCCAACGGTCACATCCCGAGCGCCGCCTCGATGTTCGAGGACGTGTACAAGGAAATGCCCGACCACCTGCGCCGTCAACGCCAGGAACTGGGGGTTTGA
- the bkdR gene encoding Bkd operon transcriptional regulator BkdR, with amino-acid sequence MRKLDRTDIGILNSLQENARITNAELARSVNLSPTPCFNRVRAMEELGVIRQQVTLLSPEALGLDVNVFIHVSLEKQVEQSLHRFEEEIAERPEVMECYLMTGDPDYLLRVLLPSIQALERFLDYLTRLPGVANIRSSFALKQVRYKTALPLPANGMTLRE; translated from the coding sequence ATGCGCAAACTCGATCGTACCGATATCGGCATTCTCAACAGCCTTCAGGAAAACGCCCGCATCACCAACGCTGAGCTGGCACGCTCGGTCAACCTGTCGCCCACGCCCTGTTTCAACCGGGTGCGGGCCATGGAAGAACTGGGGGTAATCCGCCAGCAGGTGACGTTGCTGTCACCCGAGGCGCTGGGGCTGGATGTAAACGTGTTCATCCATGTCAGCCTGGAAAAGCAGGTGGAGCAGTCGTTGCACCGCTTCGAGGAGGAGATTGCCGAACGGCCCGAGGTGATGGAGTGCTACCTGATGACGGGGGACCCGGATTACCTGTTGCGGGTACTGTTGCCGAGCATCCAGGCGCTGGAGCGGTTTCTCGATTACCTGACGCGGTTGCCGGGGGTGGCCAATATCCGCTCGAGTTTTGCCTTGAAGCAGGTGCGGTACAAGACCGCTCTGCCGTTGCCGGCCAATGGCATGACCTTGCGGGAATAG
- a CDS encoding glutamine synthetase family protein produces MTAEGFLEGRRLQMARGVLLQCIMGGYPPAKFYGSDDGDLALVAAPSQVHRLPWSSHGRALAICDANELDGRPSALSTRGQLKAVIARYAALGLAPVVATELEFFVFAPNSDPQQPFQPPVGSDGRRELGHSAFSVSSNNGLRPFFQEVYQCMAALGLPRDTFMHEMGVSQFEINLLHGDPLVLADQTFLFKHLLKEVALKHGLTVVCMAKPLARTPGSSMHIHQSLVETGSGRNVFSDEQGLPTDTFHHFIGGLQACMADFTALFAPNVNSYQRLCHPYASPNNACWSEDNRAAGLRIPASAPAARRVENRLPGADANPYLAIAASLAAGLHGIEQRLQPSPAIQGEFEVPEHLSLPCTLHAALERLKRSALARELFGSEFIEGYIASKTLELTDFYDEITPWERRVLAAQA; encoded by the coding sequence ATGACCGCCGAGGGCTTCCTTGAAGGCCGCCGCCTGCAAATGGCCCGGGGGGTGTTGCTGCAATGCATCATGGGCGGCTACCCGCCGGCAAAATTCTACGGCAGCGACGACGGTGACCTGGCGCTGGTGGCCGCACCCAGCCAGGTCCATCGCCTGCCCTGGAGCAGCCACGGCCGCGCCCTGGCCATCTGCGATGCCAATGAACTGGATGGCCGGCCCTCGGCACTGTCCACCCGTGGCCAGCTCAAGGCGGTGATTGCCCGCTACGCGGCCCTGGGGTTGGCGCCAGTGGTGGCGACCGAACTCGAATTCTTTGTTTTTGCCCCCAACAGCGACCCGCAGCAGCCGTTTCAGCCTCCCGTAGGCAGCGATGGCCGCCGCGAGCTTGGCCATTCGGCGTTCAGTGTCAGCTCCAACAACGGCCTGCGCCCGTTCTTCCAAGAGGTGTACCAGTGCATGGCTGCGCTCGGCCTGCCCCGTGACACCTTCATGCACGAAATGGGCGTCAGCCAGTTCGAGATCAACCTGCTGCACGGCGACCCGCTGGTGCTGGCTGACCAGACGTTCCTGTTCAAGCACCTGCTCAAGGAAGTGGCGCTCAAGCATGGGCTGACCGTGGTGTGCATGGCCAAGCCGCTGGCGCGTACCCCCGGTAGCTCCATGCACATTCACCAGAGCCTGGTCGAAACAGGCAGCGGGCGTAACGTGTTCAGCGACGAGCAAGGCCTGCCGACCGACACCTTCCACCATTTCATCGGTGGCCTGCAGGCGTGCATGGCCGACTTCACGGCGCTGTTCGCGCCCAACGTCAATTCCTATCAGCGCCTGTGCCACCCCTATGCCTCGCCAAACAATGCCTGCTGGTCCGAGGACAACCGCGCTGCCGGCTTGCGCATTCCGGCCAGTGCGCCGGCAGCGCGGCGGGTCGAAAACCGCTTGCCCGGCGCCGACGCCAACCCCTACCTGGCCATCGCTGCCAGCCTGGCCGCAGGGCTGCACGGTATCGAGCAGCGCCTGCAACCTTCGCCGGCCATACAGGGCGAGTTCGAAGTGCCCGAGCACCTGAGCCTGCCGTGTACCCTGCATGCCGCGCTCGAACGGCTCAAGCGCAGCGCGCTGGCACGGGAACTGTTCGGCAGCGAGTTCATCGAAGGCTACATCGCCAGCAAAACCTTGGAGCTGACCGACTTCTACGACGAGATCACCCCGTGGGAGCGCCGGGTGCTGGCGGCACAGGCCTGA
- a CDS encoding MFS transporter yields the protein MRNVWKPFQSLYFAALMMLIGSGLLSTYLALRLAADHVDSLWVGALMAANYFGLAVGGKVGHRLIGRVGHIRAYATCAGIVGAAVLGHGMTSWLPAWVGLRMIVGLGMMCQYMVIESWLNEQADVKHRGAVFSGYMIASYLGLVLGQLILVVHPELGPELLMLVAMCFALCLVPVAMTRRIHPAPLRPAPMEPKFFIKRVPQSLSTVLGSGLIVGSFYGLAPLYASSQGMTTEQIGLFMGSCIFAGLLVQWPLGWLSDRYDRAVLIRSVAIGLALAAAPLAILPSVPLELLFGFGFLISLLQFCLYPLAVAFSNDHVESERRVSLTAMLLVTYGVGACIGPLAAGVLMKVLGAQMLYAFFVFFALVLVWRIRPKAVTGLHQVQDAPLGHVAMPAAGSPLSAALDPRVDEQTVQDVMQAPVAAEDTEGEDKGAEQQAAEPEEVSKSV from the coding sequence ATGCGAAATGTATGGAAGCCGTTTCAGTCGTTGTATTTCGCCGCGCTGATGATGTTGATCGGTTCGGGCCTGCTCAGTACCTACCTGGCCCTGCGCCTGGCGGCCGACCATGTCGACAGCCTGTGGGTGGGTGCGTTGATGGCGGCCAACTACTTTGGCCTGGCCGTCGGCGGCAAGGTCGGCCACCGGCTGATTGGCCGGGTAGGGCACATTCGCGCCTATGCCACCTGCGCCGGTATCGTCGGTGCGGCGGTACTTGGCCATGGCATGACCAGTTGGCTACCGGCCTGGGTCGGGCTGCGGATGATCGTCGGCCTGGGGATGATGTGCCAGTACATGGTCATCGAGAGCTGGCTCAACGAGCAGGCCGATGTGAAACACCGCGGTGCGGTGTTCAGCGGCTACATGATCGCCTCGTACCTGGGGCTGGTGCTCGGCCAGCTGATTCTGGTGGTGCACCCTGAGCTTGGCCCGGAGCTGCTGATGCTGGTGGCGATGTGTTTTGCCCTGTGCCTGGTGCCGGTGGCAATGACCCGGCGCATTCACCCGGCGCCCTTGCGCCCGGCACCGATGGAGCCGAAGTTCTTCATCAAGCGCGTGCCGCAGTCGCTCAGTACGGTACTGGGTTCGGGGTTGATCGTCGGCTCGTTCTACGGCCTGGCGCCTTTGTATGCCTCAAGCCAGGGGATGACCACCGAGCAGATCGGCCTGTTCATGGGTAGCTGCATTTTTGCCGGCCTGCTGGTGCAGTGGCCGCTGGGCTGGTTGTCTGACCGTTACGACCGGGCGGTGCTGATCCGCAGCGTGGCAATAGGCCTGGCGCTGGCTGCTGCGCCCTTGGCGATACTGCCCAGTGTGCCGCTGGAGTTGCTGTTCGGTTTCGGTTTCCTGATTTCGTTGCTGCAGTTCTGCCTGTACCCGCTGGCAGTGGCGTTTTCCAACGACCACGTGGAAAGCGAGCGACGGGTGTCGCTGACGGCCATGCTGCTGGTCACCTATGGCGTGGGCGCGTGCATCGGGCCCCTGGCGGCGGGCGTGCTGATGAAGGTGCTGGGCGCGCAGATGCTGTATGCGTTCTTTGTGTTCTTCGCCCTGGTGCTGGTGTGGCGCATTCGGCCGAAAGCGGTTACCGGGCTTCACCAGGTGCAGGATGCGCCGTTGGGTCACGTGGCGATGCCGGCGGCCGGTTCGCCCTTGTCGGCAGCGCTGGACCCACGTGTGGATGAGCAGACCGTACAGGACGTGATGCAGGCGCCGGTGGCGGCGGAAGATACCGAGGGTGAAGATAAAGGGGCTGAACAACAGGCAGCTGAACCGGAGGAGGTCAGCAAGTCGGTGTAA
- a CDS encoding flagellar brake protein, producing the protein MFNETEAPQPPKVLNTPLEIAANLRQLQESHDPLIITFNDRSQRFQSYVVHVDRESNTLALDEMIPRDGEKFIENGEHFRVEGFHDGVRIAWECNHALKISEVDGHRCYSGAMPQEMTYHQRRNAFRAALKLSQLVDIILDGTHLKGNGALRGKLLDISATGCKLRFEGDVESRLQLGQVYERFKAGNPLGLVDTMVELRHLHYEEHINTTFAGVRFHNLSGQAQRKVESFVYQLQREARRFDKDDY; encoded by the coding sequence GTGTTCAACGAAACCGAAGCACCGCAACCGCCAAAGGTGCTGAACACCCCCTTGGAGATTGCGGCCAACTTGCGGCAACTGCAGGAAAGCCACGACCCCCTGATCATCACCTTCAATGACCGCAGCCAGCGCTTCCAGAGCTACGTGGTGCACGTGGACCGTGAAAGCAACACCCTGGCACTGGACGAGATGATCCCGCGCGACGGTGAGAAATTCATCGAAAACGGCGAGCACTTCCGGGTTGAGGGCTTCCACGATGGCGTGCGTATCGCCTGGGAATGCAACCACGCGCTGAAGATCAGCGAAGTCGACGGCCACCGCTGCTACAGCGGTGCCATGCCGCAAGAAATGACTTACCACCAGCGCCGCAACGCCTTCCGCGCCGCGCTGAAGCTGTCGCAACTGGTCGACATCATCCTCGATGGCACCCACCTGAAGGGTAACGGCGCCCTGCGTGGCAAGCTGCTGGACATCTCGGCCACCGGCTGCAAACTGCGTTTTGAAGGCGACGTGGAAAGCCGCCTGCAACTGGGCCAGGTGTACGAGCGTTTCAAGGCGGGCAACCCGCTGGGCCTGGTGGACACCATGGTCGAACTGCGTCACCTGCACTATGAAGAGCACATCAACACCACCTTCGCTGGCGTGCGCTTCCATAACCTGAGCGGGCAGGCACAGCGCAAGGTCGAGAGCTTTGTGTACCAGCTGCAGCGTGAGGCGCGGCGGTTCGACAAGGACGACTATTGA